In Arctopsyche grandis isolate Sample6627 chromosome 13, ASM5162203v2, whole genome shotgun sequence, one DNA window encodes the following:
- the LOC143921594 gene encoding V-type proton ATPase subunit e-like yields the protein MNSDTSATLSQRHCRDYKQGLRSNCILIQLYRGFGRIVSSFEKAILNIMVFEVSSFATVTVIWAVVGIVIPIILFASKNPSRPIVQSSMLLTGVSCWLFWLCCYMTQMNPLFGPKMGNHTVLMIAKNWGNLYTE from the exons ATGAACAGCGACACTTCCGCAACTTTGTCGCAGCGACATTGTCGAGACTATAAACAAGGCCTTAGATCAAACTG CATATTGATTCAGTTGTATCGTGGCTTTGGACGAATAGTGTCGAGCTTTGAAAAAGCTATTTTGAATATCATGGTTTTCGAAGTTTCATCTTTCGCCACAGTCACAGTGATATGGGCTGTCGTGGGCATCGTCATACCCATAATCTTATTCGCATCTAAAAATCCTAGCAGACC AATTGTCCAATCTTCAATGCTGTTAACGGGGGTTTCGTGTTggctttt ttGGTTATGCTGTTACATGACTCAGATGAATCCACTCTTCGGACCTAAAATGGGCAATCATACTGTTCTCATGATAGCTAAAAATTGg GGAAATTTATATACAGAATAA